A genomic stretch from Bacteroidia bacterium includes:
- a CDS encoding T9SS type A sorting domain-containing protein encodes MSFSQWTNNSSINTSVCTANNDQKDYSIASDTKGGAFIIWADKRNNLQRADIFAQRINSLGFNLWAVDGIGVCVTSADKANPTTTEDGNGGVIIAWDDSINADRDIYAQKLDSSGNQKWTTNGVPIVIKASKQKNVKIVSDGAGGAIAVWEDSLSGYWDIYAQRINSDGLTMWTIGGVPVCTAILNQKSPRLVSDGSGGAYITWQDKRGGVDYDIYAQHLNSSGVPQFALNGIVICNAIDKQTDPKIVSDRFGGAIVTWQDKRGGISYDVYAQRITATGSLQWILNGVAVCTADSSQTSIDITSDNISGAILTWRDKRNGLYHDIYAQKVNMTGTIAWQLNGIKISSTALTQTNPNICGDGSGGAIITWQDSTIGNWDILTQRVNSSGNIMWSSGGNFVSNANNIQINPKNISDGKGGCIYIWQDFRNGLNDDVYAQHLTALGVEGIGDEIILEPVLFNIFPNPISESAIIDCSDKKNNLDLCIGIVYDIFGREICLFNIDKFDYKLDVKNFSDGVYLLKIYEKEKVIACKKFIVKK; translated from the coding sequence TTGTCTTTCTCCCAATGGACAAACAATAGCTCAATAAACACCTCGGTATGTACTGCTAACAACGATCAGAAAGACTACAGTATAGCTTCAGATACAAAAGGTGGAGCATTTATTATTTGGGCAGATAAAAGAAACAATCTTCAGAGAGCTGACATATTTGCTCAGAGGATTAATTCATTAGGCTTTAATTTATGGGCAGTTGATGGTATTGGTGTTTGTGTGACTTCGGCAGATAAAGCAAATCCTACGACAACTGAAGATGGTAACGGTGGGGTAATAATTGCATGGGATGATTCTATTAATGCAGATCGTGATATTTATGCTCAGAAATTAGATTCGTCGGGAAATCAAAAATGGACAACTAATGGTGTGCCTATAGTAATTAAAGCAAGCAAACAAAAAAATGTAAAAATAGTTTCTGATGGTGCCGGAGGAGCAATAGCAGTTTGGGAAGATTCGTTATCCGGCTATTGGGATATTTATGCACAAAGAATAAACAGTGACGGCTTGACAATGTGGACAATTGGTGGTGTGCCTGTTTGTACAGCAATACTTAATCAAAAAAGTCCAAGATTAGTTTCTGACGGATCTGGCGGTGCTTACATTACATGGCAGGACAAGCGTGGTGGTGTAGATTATGATATTTATGCTCAACATTTAAATTCATCTGGTGTTCCGCAATTTGCTTTAAATGGAATTGTAATTTGTAATGCCATTGACAAGCAAACAGATCCGAAAATTGTTTCAGACAGATTTGGTGGAGCAATTGTAACATGGCAGGATAAAAGAGGTGGAATATCATATGATGTTTATGCACAAAGAATAACTGCAACAGGTAGTTTACAATGGATATTAAATGGAGTTGCTGTTTGTACAGCAGATAGTTCTCAAACCTCAATTGATATAACATCAGACAATATAAGTGGAGCAATTTTAACCTGGCGCGATAAACGTAACGGGCTTTATCATGATATTTATGCACAAAAAGTAAATATGACCGGCACAATTGCTTGGCAATTAAATGGCATTAAAATTTCAAGTACAGCACTTACTCAAACAAATCCGAATATTTGCGGCGATGGCAGTGGTGGTGCTATTATAACATGGCAGGACTCCACAATTGGGAATTGGGATATTTTAACCCAACGTGTAAATTCGAGTGGTAATATAATGTGGAGCTCGGGGGGGAATTTTGTTTCTAATGCTAACAACATACAAATAAACCCTAAAAATATTTCTGATGGAAAGGGAGGGTGTATTTATATCTGGCAGGATTTTAGAAACGGTTTAAATGATGATGTGTATGCCCAGCATTTAACTGCTCTTGGTGTTGAAGGAATTGGCGACGAGATTATATTAGAGCCTGTTTTATTTAACATATTTCCTAATCCAATTAGTGAATCTGCAATAATTGATTGTTCTGATAAAAAAAATAATCTGGATTTGTGCATTGGAATAGTGTATGATATCTTTGGAAGAGAAATTTGTTTATTTAATATTGATAAATTTGATTATAAACTTGATGTGAAGAATTTCTCTGATGGAGTATATTTATTAAAAATTTATGAAAAAGAAAAAGTAATTGCCTGTAAGAAATTTATTGTAAAAAAATAA
- a CDS encoding CotH kinase family protein, producing MKMILKLKISRVFFLILLFISFSLQSKSQNDFYDNNNVREIRLYFSQSDWDHKLDSLFVEGLEGRLLASVTIDGVALDSVGVRYKGYSSVDTATVKNPLNIELDYIIPSQEYRGVTKLKLSNVIHDPSFVREVLSYEIARKYMPASKANYANVYINDTLMGLYNNVEAVNKNFAETHFGTRYNSFFKGNPAVLNYPTGANSNLQYYNTDSTSYYPFYSLESDFGWTDLYRFINILNNQTDSIENVLNVDRALWMLALDYALVNLDSYIAYSQNYYLYQDKNKRFNTVLWDMNMSFGSFRLSDGGTSAMTGGLTITQAKNLNPCGLLTYSVSQRPLIKKLLQNNMWKKMYLAHIRTIVNENFVTGNYYSRAQQLQQLVSNSVQNDFNKFYSYSDFINNIDTTVGGTGGMIQYPGIKDFIQGRTTYLSNYSGFQGAPTISNIIDSVLFGNKIWITAKINFPDSCFLAYRYGIYEIFNKVKMYDDGAHNDGIAGDSVYGAAINDSILIQYYIYAQNSTSGVFSPERAEYEFYTIQKVSASNVVINEFMADNVDYITDNYSEYEDWIELYNNSTNDFNMSGLYLSDDRSNFMKWPFPDTTIGAHSYLVIWADNDAIQTGLHTNFKLSKTGEALFLSYSPTNILDSITFGLQTSDISTGRYPNGTGSFGKMLPTMSSTNSPFSVSEIKFSSEISVYPNPSSSWIEVNIVNSNSNKLRMELISITGKILFQEEIQKDYSENIFKKYDISRFQKGMYFLKISSEKDVIIKKIIFN from the coding sequence ATGAAAATGATCTTAAAACTGAAAATCTCAAGAGTATTCTTTTTAATATTGTTATTTATTAGTTTTTCATTACAATCAAAATCACAAAATGATTTTTACGATAATAACAATGTTCGCGAAATAAGATTATATTTTTCTCAGTCAGATTGGGATCATAAACTCGACAGCTTATTTGTTGAAGGTCTGGAAGGACGTTTACTTGCTTCTGTAACAATTGACGGTGTTGCTTTAGACAGTGTAGGTGTAAGATATAAGGGCTATAGTTCTGTAGATACTGCAACAGTAAAAAATCCTTTAAATATTGAACTTGATTATATTATTCCTTCACAGGAATATCGTGGTGTAACAAAGCTGAAATTAAGTAATGTAATACACGATCCTTCTTTTGTTCGCGAAGTATTATCGTATGAGATTGCAAGAAAATATATGCCGGCATCAAAAGCAAATTATGCAAATGTATATATAAACGATACATTAATGGGTTTATATAACAACGTGGAAGCAGTAAATAAAAATTTTGCTGAAACTCATTTTGGAACACGTTACAATTCCTTCTTTAAAGGTAATCCGGCAGTTCTAAATTATCCAACAGGTGCAAACTCAAATCTGCAATATTACAATACTGACAGTACTTCTTATTATCCATTTTATTCATTGGAATCTGATTTTGGGTGGACTGATTTGTATCGCTTTATTAATATTTTAAATAACCAGACTGACAGTATTGAAAATGTGCTAAATGTTGATAGAGCTTTATGGATGCTTGCTTTGGATTATGCCCTTGTAAATTTAGATAGTTATATTGCTTATTCGCAAAATTACTATTTATATCAGGATAAAAATAAAAGGTTTAATACAGTGTTATGGGATATGAATATGTCATTTGGTAGCTTTAGATTATCAGATGGAGGTACTTCTGCAATGACAGGTGGCCTTACAATTACTCAGGCAAAAAATCTGAATCCATGTGGTTTGCTTACTTACTCGGTTTCGCAAAGACCATTAATAAAAAAGTTACTACAAAACAATATGTGGAAAAAAATGTATCTGGCACATATTAGAACAATTGTAAATGAGAATTTTGTTACGGGAAATTACTATTCACGGGCGCAGCAGCTTCAGCAATTAGTTAGTAACAGCGTTCAGAATGATTTTAATAAATTTTATAGTTATTCTGATTTTATTAATAATATTGATACAACCGTTGGAGGAACAGGTGGAATGATACAGTACCCGGGAATAAAAGATTTTATTCAGGGAAGAACAACTTATTTAAGTAATTATTCCGGGTTTCAGGGAGCTCCAACAATTAGCAATATTATAGATTCAGTATTATTTGGGAACAAAATATGGATAACTGCAAAAATAAATTTTCCCGACAGCTGTTTTCTTGCATATCGATACGGTATCTATGAAATTTTTAATAAAGTTAAAATGTATGATGATGGTGCACATAATGATGGTATTGCCGGAGACAGTGTTTATGGAGCAGCTATAAATGATTCCATATTAATACAATATTATATTTATGCTCAAAATTCCACTTCAGGTGTATTTTCACCAGAGCGAGCTGAATACGAATTTTATACTATTCAAAAAGTCTCTGCCAGTAACGTTGTTATAAACGAATTTATGGCTGATAATGTTGATTACATTACTGATAATTATAGCGAATACGAAGATTGGATTGAGTTATATAACAATTCAACAAATGATTTTAATATGTCAGGTTTATATCTTTCAGACGACAGATCAAACTTTATGAAATGGCCATTTCCTGATACAACAATTGGTGCTCATAGCTATTTAGTAATTTGGGCTGATAACGATGCTATTCAAACTGGTTTACATACAAATTTTAAATTGTCTAAAACAGGAGAAGCATTGTTTCTTTCATATTCTCCAACAAATATTCTTGATTCAATTACATTTGGTTTGCAAACTTCTGATATCTCAACAGGAAGGTATCCTAATGGCACAGGATCTTTTGGCAAAATGTTACCAACAATGTCTTCTACAAATTCTCCCTTCTCTGTTAGTGAGATTAAATTCTCTTCAGAGATATCTGTTTATCCTAACCCTTCAAGTAGTTGGATAGAAGTTAATATTGTAAATAGTAATTCAAATAAACTGAGAATGGAATTGATTTCTATTACAGGAAAAATTTTGTTTCAGGAAGAAATTCAAAAAGACTATTCAGAAAATATATTTAAAAAATATGACATTAGCAGATTCCAGAAAGGAATGTACTTTTTAAAAATATCAAGCGAAAAAGATGTGATAATTAAGAAGATAATATTTAATTAA